Genomic window (Sphingomonas sp. S1-29):
CACAGCGCGAGAACAATCGCGCCGGCAGCCCGTTCGCAGGCCGGATCGCGACCGACAGGATCGCAGCCTCAGGTTGGAGCTGCGGCGGGTTGCAGGCGCTGACCGCCGCGCACGACCCGCGGGTCACGACGTCGGTCATCATGAACAGCGGCTTTTTTCCCGACGGTACCAACCCGTTAAGCGGCGTGGTATCGGACAAGGCGCTGCTTAAGACGCTGCACGGATCGATCCTCTACCTCCTCGGCGGCCCGACCGACATCGCCTATCCCAACGGCACCGATGATTACCGGCGGCTCGAGAACATCCCGGCGGCAATGGTGAACATCCCGGTCGGCCACGGCGGCACCTATATGCGGCCGCACGGCGGCGTCGGCGCAGAGGTTGTGACGGCATGGCTTGACTGGAAGCTGAAAGGTAAAAAGGCGGCCGAAGCCCGCTTCACCGGCCCCGAATGCGGCTTCTGCAACGATCCGCGGTTGACGCTTGAGCGCAAAGACTTCTGACAGATGCGGGTGTTCCCCCTATGCCGGCATGACCACTGTCGGTCATTCAGCACCGTCAGGGCGGCACCCGAAACCGGCAGCTCGTTCATCAGATTGAAACGAACGCTCCGGCCAGCTTAGACTGGCGCTCGGAACAGCTTAAATAGGGACGTTGCTGCCGGTTCGTTACAAGGCGGCAAGATGGTAAGAATTGCTGTGCCGCACCCAGAGCGCTGGTGTTGTTTCAAAAAGGATTCGGGCCGGTCGCGTCAAGATGGCTCCGTATCCGGTCGCGTGAATAGGGACACGTTGACCAACTGGTTGATGCCGGCGGCCAAATTCTCGAGCTTATACGGCTTGCGCAATATCGGAAACGCGCGCTCGTTGATGGGGATGAATTGCTTGCTGCTGTAGCCGCTGGCGAGCAGGATAGGGAGGTCATTGCGCGACTCCTTTATCTGAGTGGCCAGTTCAAGCCCGCTCATACCGGGCATGACGATATCGGAGAACACAAGGTCAACCTCGTGTTCTTCGATCAACCGGAGCGCCTCCTCCCCGTCGGACGCCTCAACTACCTTGCAGCCGAGATCCTCAAGCAGCTGGCGCGCGAAGTAGCGAACATGTTCACTGTCTTCTACAAGAAGAACTCTAAGGCCTTTCGGGAGCACGGCGTCACGCGCAAGAGCGTACTCGTTCTCGCGCTGCTTTTCGGTTCGGGGCAGCCATAGCTCCACCAGTGTGCCGTAGCCTACGTCAGACTCGATGCGAGCCGATCCGCCCGATTGCACTGCGTAGCCGTGGATCTGCGAGAGACCGAGTCCAGTGCCTTTGCCGGTCGGCTTCGTGGTGAAAAAGGGCTCGAACACGCGCTTGAGCGTTTCAGGCGCAATCCCTTCGCCGGTATCTCGAATCGACAAGATGACCCCATCACCCTGTTCTCGCGTGGCATTTGTGGTCGAAATCGTAATCCGGCCGCCCCTGGGCATCGCATCGCGGGCATTGAGAACCGCGTTCAGCAATGCTGCTTCAAGGCCAGTCAGATCGATCTCCACGGGCCATAGTGCCGGGGTAAGGTCGAGTTGAAGGTCGTAAAGGCTTCCCAGCGTGCGCTCGAGCATCTCCCCCATGGCATCAAGCCGGACGTTGAGGTCGATGACCTCAGGTTCGAGCGGCTGACGGCGGGCGAAGGCAAGCAGCTGGGAGGTCAGACTAGCCGCGCGCTCAGCCGTCTCCAGCATGACGCTCAGATAGCGGTTGCGCTTCTCAAGTGGCAGGTCCGGCTGCTTCAGCAAGAAGTCCGTTGAGCCACGCATAACTGTCATCAGGTTGTTAAAGTCGTGGGCAATACCGCCGGCAAGCTCGCCAAGCGCCTGCAGCTTCTGGGACTGAAGAAGCGCCTCTTGCGTACGGCGCAGCTCCTGCTCCGCTTGCTTTTTCTCGCTTATGTCGCGGGTGATCTTGGCAAAGCCCACATGCTCGCCCGCATCATTGTAAATCGGGTCGATCAGCACGTGCGCCCAGAACAGCGAGCCGTCCTTCCGAACCCGCTGAGCTTCCGCTTCGAACTTTCCAGCCCGCAGGGACGTTTCCAAAGCGATGTCCGGAGCTCCCCGCTCGCGATCTTCTTCGGTGTAGAAGAGGGAGAAATGCTGCCCGAGCACCTCTCCTTCCTCGTACCCCTTTATGGTTTGGGCCCCCGAGTTCCAGCTCGCGATCCGGCCATGCCGGTCGAGCATGTAGATGGCGTAGTCCCGCACCCCCTCGACCAGCATCTTGAGTTGAAGCGCACTGTCATAGGTGGCCTGCTCGAGACGCCGCTTTTCGGTTATGTCTCGAGTGATCTTGGCGAAGCCGATCAGCGATCCGTCCTCATCATGAACGGCATCCACGATCACATGA
Coding sequences:
- a CDS encoding PAS domain S-box protein codes for the protein MNTVDTNKQPPAETFQLLVDAVTDYAIYMLDPDGSIVTWNTGAERFKGYSANEIIGEHFSRFFSHEDREAGVPAHALATAARERRFEAEGWRIRKDGSRFWAHAILDAIYGEDGSLRGFAKITRDITERKERERALRDSERRFQLLVGSVEDYAIYMLDLEGRVTTWNAGARRFKGYEADEIIGRHFSTFFLPDDQRGGLPAHILKTAAEQKRFEMEGWRLRKDGATFLAHVIVDAVHDEDGSLIGFAKITRDITEKRRLEQATYDSALQLKMLVEGVRDYAIYMLDRHGRIASWNSGAQTIKGYEEGEVLGQHFSLFYTEEDRERGAPDIALETSLRAGKFEAEAQRVRKDGSLFWAHVLIDPIYNDAGEHVGFAKITRDISEKKQAEQELRRTQEALLQSQKLQALGELAGGIAHDFNNLMTVMRGSTDFLLKQPDLPLEKRNRYLSVMLETAERAASLTSQLLAFARRQPLEPEVIDLNVRLDAMGEMLERTLGSLYDLQLDLTPALWPVEIDLTGLEAALLNAVLNARDAMPRGGRITISTTNATREQGDGVILSIRDTGEGIAPETLKRVFEPFFTTKPTGKGTGLGLSQIHGYAVQSGGSARIESDVGYGTLVELWLPRTEKQRENEYALARDAVLPKGLRVLLVEDSEHVRYFARQLLEDLGCKVVEASDGEEALRLIEEHEVDLVFSDIVMPGMSGLELATQIKESRNDLPILLASGYSSKQFIPINERAFPILRKPYKLENLAAGINQLVNVSLFTRPDTEPS